In Podospora pseudopauciseta strain CBS 411.78 chromosome 2 map unlocalized CBS411.78m_2, whole genome shotgun sequence, the genomic stretch GGGTCTATGCAGGGAAAATTTAACCCATGGAATGGGAGTCGCAGTTGAGTCACGGatatcatcaacaacaggcaACAACTCGACAAAAGCATCAAAATTGGTCGCCAAACAGCGACTCAAGACAGCAATTCACCATCAATTCAACCAACACACAACACAGAAAATTCTTCCTCGCATCCCAGGATATAATCCCAAGACTGCAATGAAAAAGATGGTTGGGTTCGCGTCGCCTGGAGGCAGTGTAATACCAGGGACACTGTGGCCGACGATCATGGGCAAGCCCAGAGGAAAGTCAGCCGAGAGACAAAAATTAGGATAATCACGATTCTACTCCGTAGAGTAGTTTCAGAGATTAAACTGAAAAGAACAGATACTACACTTGATCTAAGCCAAAAGGCAAAGAGAgctaaagaagaaaaaagaaaaccgaGTAAATTTGGAAGGGGAGCCCTGAATATATACTCGACCTGGATGGTCTGTGCACGCCTGCAAATTCTTCGGCGGGTGCAAATTGTCTGTGCGCTTCAGTCTGCCCCACCTGTTGGTCAGTTTGGTCAGTGCGTCCGTCCTCAGTCCTCGCGTGCGAGCGTGTTGGAGAGAGAGCTTGGCAGGCGTAGTCTCAGGGTTCGGGTTTGGCTGGAGCTGTTTGCGATTCGACCTTCCTGTTCAGGGATCTGGTATCTGTATCATCCTGCGTGCAAATGTTGTCCTCTTTCTCTCGTCCTCAAGCTGTAACAAACACACGTCAATGCCTTTGGTAGACCCTATAACCATGGCTTCGGCAGTCAGCAAGAAGGGCGCTGCGTCCCAAACCGTCACGGTCGAATCGAGTGCTTCACCTACAGCCGAGACGTATAACCTCCTCCCGGTGTCCGTCAACCAGACGCCGCTCGCCCAGACCCTCCGCCATGCTCAACCTCTGTTGTTGTCGGGCGTCCTCGCTTTTGGGTTCTCCTCGCTGGTCAAGGACCCAGTAGCGGCCATGTCCTCGACCACGTTGCCATTGACGGCCGCGCTGCAGGCTGTCTATGCCGTTATCTGCCTTCCTGTCGCTGGGCGCGGAGGGAATGATAcggcgaagaaggccaaACCAAGACCGGGGGAGAAGACGAGCAAGAAGAGGgcgaaggaggggggaaacAATGCCTATGTGGTATGTTGTTATGCTTGCCGTTTCGTTGCGAGAAATCAAGTACTAACTACTAGTCGTGACACAGCTCGCCACCCTCTCGCTTCTTATCACTGCTCTCGTTACTCCGTTCATCTACGCCTCCATGGTTCTTTTCGGTGCGCCTTTCCTCACCCACGGGTCTCATACGCTTCTCTGCGCCGCCCACTTGTCTCTGCTGGGACTCTTCCCGCTCTTCTACGTTCATGGTGTCGATGCTAGTGCTtgggctgctgttggtggtttCCGCGCGCCGTTGGACGAAACGTTTGGAGGTCTTGCGGGTGCTCTTGTTGGTGCTTGGCTGGGTGCTGTCCCCATTCCTCTAGACTGGGACAGAGATTGGCAGAAATGGCCAGTAACTATCCTGGTCGGCATCTATGGTGGATATGTGCTGGGCAAGGTCATTGGTGGTACAGCGGCTTGGGGAAAGAAGTTCTGAGTTTGGAGTCTTGGATGAGGTACCTGGAAACatgaggaaaagggggaaagggcTGTTTGGAATGAAGCTGTGTGTGATACCCTGTTGGAGTTGCGAGCCGGAATTGGTGTTGAACAGTGTACATCACGGGTGCGGTCTATGAAGGCGACCGTTGTAAATACTAATTAATGGTAACTAAATACCTACCAAAATACCTCCAACGTTAACAGATCGTGATATTTCAACTCAAACATCGAGCGTCAATCACAAGTGTCGAAGATCCGCCAAGACCAGTCATCCTGCTTGC encodes the following:
- the GPI11 gene encoding Glycosylphosphatidylinositol (GPI) anchor assembly protein (EggNog:ENOG503P38D; COG:M; COG:O); this translates as MPLVDPITMASAVSKKGAASQTVTVESSASPTAETYNLLPVSVNQTPLAQTLRHAQPLLLSGVLAFGFSSLVKDPVAAMSSTTLPLTAALQAVYAVICLPVAGRGGNDTAKKAKPRPGEKTSKKRAKEGGNNAYVLATLSLLITALVTPFIYASMVLFGAPFLTHGSHTLLCAAHLSLLGLFPLFYVHGVDASAWAAVGGFRAPLDETFGGLAGALVGAWLGAVPIPLDWDRDWQKWPVTILVGIYGGYVLGKVIGGTAAWGKKF